GCTGCACCTTCTGTCGGATCATTGGTGGGGAGGAGATGGTGAGCATTGTCCATGAGGATGATCGGGCGCTGGCCTTCATGGACATCCAGCCGGTGAGCCCTGGCCACACGCTGGTCGTCTCGCGCGACCATTATCCCACGCTCTTCGAGGTGCCGGACGAGCTGGCCGCCCATTGCCTCATGGTGGCCAAGCAGATCGCCCCAGGTATCCAGCGGGCGACGGGTGCCGACGCCGTTAATGTCTTCAGCGCCAACGGCCGGGTGGGCGGGCAGGACGTGCTGCATTTCCACCTCCACCTCATTCCGGTTTACGAAGGCATCCCGTTCGCGCTGCAGCTGCCCATGGCGGATACGCCGATTCCGTCCCGTTCCGAGCTGGACGTGATGGCCGCACGCATTGGCCGGGCGATACAGGAGGCCAACGGCGTGGGCGCATCCCGCTGACCGTCGCCCTGCCGGTGCCGGCACGCGCGCTTCCGCGACCAGGCCTGGCGGCTGCACGCTCCGCCTCGGCTGGCGCTGCGCCGTAGTGCGGCTAGCTTTTCGCGCATGCGCCGCTACCCGCCCTACGACCCACCGGAGTACGTGGACTGGCAGCCGGATCCGCGGCTGGTCCAGGAGTACGCCGAGCGCCTGAGCGCTGATGCGGAGCGGCGCGCGATCCTCGAGACGCTGGATGCGGAGGCGCTGCTCGGCCTCTACGCCGGTCTGCTGCGCAACCGGCTGCACGACATCATGCTCAAGCGCTGGGTGAGGCAGGGCGTGATCAGCAAGGCCTGGCTGGGCACGGGCGAGGAGGCGGTCACGATTGGGAGCGTGCACGCGCTGGAGCGCGGCAGCGACGTCGTCGCCCCCATGATCCGCAACGCGGGCGCGTGTCACGAAATGGGCATGAGCCTCGAGTCCATGTTCCGCGGCTACCTCGGCACCGCCGACGCGCCGAATGGCGGCCGCGACCTGCACATCGGCGATCCGGCCCGGGGCGTGATCCAGCCTGTCTCTCACGTGGGCGACATGGTCCCGGTCATGACCGGTGCCGCGCTGGCGTTCCGACAGCGGGGGGAGCTGCGGGTGGCGCTGACCTGGGTAGGCGACGGCGCCACCAAGACTGCAGCCTTCCACGAGGGCATCAACCTGGCCGCCGTGCTGCGGCTGCCCGTGATCCTGATCCTGCAGAACAACCAGGTCGCGCTGGGCACGCGGCTGGACCAGCACCACGCAGGCGATTTCCGGGCCTGGCCGCGCACGTACGGGGTGGCCGGCGCGTGGGCCGATGGGAACAATGTTCTGGATGTCTACGCCGCGACCCGGCTGGCCGCGCAGCGCGCGCGCACCGGCGGCGGCCCGACGCTGCTGGTGGTAGACACGTTCCGCATGGGCGGCCACGCCACACACGACGAGGCGGAGGCGCGCGCCACCTTCGCCGCAGCGCTTTTCGAGGAGTGGGGGCGGCGCGATCCGATCGGGCTCTTCGAGGAGTATCTGGTGGGCGCGGGCGTGGCGCGGGAGGAGCTGGAGCGCGTGGAGGAGCAGCTCACGTTGGAAGTCGAGCGCGCGGCCGAGCGCGCGCTCGAGTCGCGGGCCGCGGGAATGCCCGCCGGTGCGGCGGCGGAGTGGGCCGGCTTCAGCGCGGGCGTGCGGCAGCCGGGGCTGGCCTGGCGCCTTTCCGCTTCCTCGCATTCGCAACCGCACCCGCCACCGCCGCCGACTTGACTCCACGCGCCCCAGACGCCTGCGTGTCTGGCGCGCGGGGGACAGGCTCTCGGGCGCACCCAAGGCTTTCTGGTACGTTGCTTCCCTTGTTCTTCCGTCTCGACCCGGTCACAGGAGAGGAGCGCGGCGCGCGGGACGCGATCCGTGCGCTGGTCGACCGGCTGGCGCCTATTGCCGAGCGCCTGGGCGACGGCCCGGCGCTCGCGGGGCTGGATCGGGTGCTCGAGCGGGGCACGGTCGCCAGTACCATGAGAAAGCTGTATCGCCGCAAGAAGTCGTTCCCGGCCTTGACGCGTTGGGCGGTCGAGCAGACCGTGGCCGCGGCGTAGAGCCGCTATATCCCGCAGCTTTCCGCGAGTTCGAGCAACTGCAGCAGGATGCGGTGCGTCAGTCCCCAGATGACGTAGTCGCGGTAGCGCAGCGAAGGCAGACTGCGCGGCGCCCCCTCGAGCTCGAGCAGGATCCGGCTGCCGGCGCCTCCGTCGCGGAGCGCTTCGAGCGGGATCCAGAGTGCGGCCTCGACTTCGCGGGGATCGGGTGCTGCATCGGTCTCGGGCGAGACGCCGGCCACGTAGGGCGCAATGACGAGGGGCGGAAGCCGCATGGTGGTGGGGCGCACCTCGTCGAGCCTGCCCAGCACCTCGCCGGCCGAGCTCAGGTCGATTCCGGTTTCTTCCACGGTTTCGCGGCGCGCAGTGGTCAGGAGGTCGTCATCATCGGGGTCGCGGCGGCCGCCGGGAAAGGCCATGTGGCCGGACCAGGGATCCTGATCGTGCTGGGCCCGCTTGATGAAGAGGAGCTCGAGGGCCTCGCGGGGGCGCAGCAGGAGTAGGACGGCGGCCTCGCGGGTGTCCGCTTCGCGCTCGAGCCGTTTCGCCTCGCGCTGCTCGAGCGCGCGCCGGAGCGAGACCAGTCGCGGATCGTGCAGCGCCATAGGGCGAAAGACTAGCCGGCCGCCTGCGCGAGAGCAAATGGGGCGGGGCGGGCCGGGCGGGCCCGGTGGCAGGGAGCAATCCCGGGACTGCCGTGTACCAAAGGCATGGCGGGCCAGGAAGGGAAGCGGGCGCTGGATCGCCGGGCGCGCATCTTCAGGCGCGACGGCCATCGCTGTGTCTATTGCGGCGCGGTGTATCCGCCGGCCGAGCTGACGCTGGACCACGTGGAGCCGCGAGTGAAGGGCGGCGACGGCTCGGACGGCAACCTGGTGGCCTGCTGCCGGGCGTGCAACGACGCCAAGGGCGGCCGGCCCGCCTGGCTGTTTCTGGAGCGGCGGCCAGAGTTGCGCGCCAACTTCCTCAGCTACGCGCCGGCGATCTGGCCACGCCTGCGTCGTGCGGTACTGGAGGCGGCCAGGGAGTAAGCTTCCCGGTCTGTTCCATTTGCCGCCGTAGCGCGGCGCCCGTTCACCTGACCGACTCTTTTTCTGGTTCCCGATGCCGGGTATCCGACGTTTCGACCCCGCCCTCGCCTTGCTCGTCGCGCTGCTGCCGGCGTGCGACGGTTTCGAGCATCCAGCTCTCGGGGCGGATGCCGAGCGGCAGCTCTCGACTGCCCGCCATTTCGAGAGCACGCTGCTCACGCGCGCGCGCGCGACGCAGCCGCTCGCGCCGGAGTTGGTGCTGGCGGCCGGCTACCTGGAGCGGCAGCGCCTGGGGCTGGGCAGCCCGTTCCGCCTCCTGGATTACGCGCTGCAGGATCCGCGGCTGAGCGCGGAGACGCGCCGGCTGCTTGGCTGGGCACTGCTGGTGCGGACACTGGAGGGCCGCGGCTACGAGGTGGACCCCGCGGCGCTGGACCGGGTGCGGGCCGGTGGTGCCTGGTCAGGGAGTGGCGCGGGGCGCCACCACTTGCGGCTGATCGAAGGCGCCGTCGCGGAAGCCCGCGACCCGCGCGCCGGTGAGCTGGCCGTGCGGCTGGCCTACGCCCTGGCGGCGGCAGAGTGGAGTGTGGCCGGGCGGGCCCGGCTGCTTGCCGGAGAAGCGGCGGCGTTGCTGCGGGATCGGGAGCTGGCGCGCATTGACGCGCGGCGACTTCTTCGAGCGGCCCAGTCCCAAGGGGCGGATGCGCTCGACCTCGCCCAACAGTGGCGCGCCGAGCGTCGCTTCCTGGTGGAGCAGCCGCCGCTCGCGCCGCTGCCGCTCGAGTCGGAGCGGGACGCGCTCGAGTTGGCGCCGCGCCTGGCTGCGACGATCCGTGCACTCGGGCCGCGGCTGGCCGGGGCGCCGCCGGCTCGAGGG
The genomic region above belongs to Gemmatimonadota bacterium and contains:
- a CDS encoding CoA pyrophosphatase, with translation MALHDPRLVSLRRALEQREAKRLEREADTREAAVLLLLRPREALELLFIKRAQHDQDPWSGHMAFPGGRRDPDDDDLLTTARRETVEETGIDLSSAGEVLGRLDEVRPTTMRLPPLVIAPYVAGVSPETDAAPDPREVEAALWIPLEALRDGGAGSRILLELEGAPRSLPSLRYRDYVIWGLTHRILLQLLELAESCGI
- a CDS encoding HNH endonuclease, with the protein product MAGQEGKRALDRRARIFRRDGHRCVYCGAVYPPAELTLDHVEPRVKGGDGSDGNLVACCRACNDAKGGRPAWLFLERRPELRANFLSYAPAIWPRLRRAVLEAARE
- a CDS encoding thiamine pyrophosphate-dependent dehydrogenase E1 component subunit alpha — translated: MRRYPPYDPPEYVDWQPDPRLVQEYAERLSADAERRAILETLDAEALLGLYAGLLRNRLHDIMLKRWVRQGVISKAWLGTGEEAVTIGSVHALERGSDVVAPMIRNAGACHEMGMSLESMFRGYLGTADAPNGGRDLHIGDPARGVIQPVSHVGDMVPVMTGAALAFRQRGELRVALTWVGDGATKTAAFHEGINLAAVLRLPVILILQNNQVALGTRLDQHHAGDFRAWPRTYGVAGAWADGNNVLDVYAATRLAAQRARTGGGPTLLVVDTFRMGGHATHDEAEARATFAAALFEEWGRRDPIGLFEEYLVGAGVAREELERVEEQLTLEVERAAERALESRAAGMPAGAAAEWAGFSAGVRQPGLAWRLSASSHSQPHPPPPPT
- a CDS encoding HIT domain-containing protein; its protein translation is MRVGGKVMLEQSCTFCRIIGGEEMVSIVHEDDRALAFMDIQPVSPGHTLVVSRDHYPTLFEVPDELAAHCLMVAKQIAPGIQRATGADAVNVFSANGRVGGQDVLHFHLHLIPVYEGIPFALQLPMADTPIPSRSELDVMAARIGRAIQEANGVGASR